The Virgibacillus dokdonensis genome includes a window with the following:
- a CDS encoding ribonuclease HII, with protein sequence MKKISIRELNRLFHAEKLDEKQIAYLRLDERKGVQQLIHKYDKQQLKFQALQERYVEMTIFERSHYKRGIKYIAGVDEAGRGPLAGPVVAAAVILPSNFRLLGLDDSKRLTESKRNEFFYYIKEHAISYGISIVDSKIIDQINILEATKLAMAEAIEKLDPMPERILIDAVELPKLTISSEAITKGDAKSISIAAASVLAKVTRDNYMKELHLQFPMYEFAFNKGYGTEEHVKKIHQYGVCPQHRCSFAPVKKMIN encoded by the coding sequence ATGAAGAAAATATCTATTAGGGAACTGAATCGTTTGTTTCATGCAGAGAAATTGGACGAGAAACAAATTGCATATTTACGATTGGATGAAAGAAAAGGTGTGCAACAATTAATTCATAAATATGATAAACAACAGCTTAAATTTCAAGCGCTACAAGAACGTTATGTGGAAATGACAATATTTGAACGCTCTCACTATAAACGAGGAATAAAATATATAGCTGGAGTTGACGAAGCTGGAAGAGGACCCTTAGCTGGTCCTGTTGTAGCAGCTGCAGTAATCTTACCATCTAATTTTCGGTTATTAGGACTAGATGATTCAAAGCGGCTAACGGAGTCAAAACGAAATGAATTTTTTTATTACATAAAAGAACATGCGATTAGTTATGGAATTTCTATAGTTGATAGTAAAATAATAGATCAAATTAATATATTAGAGGCAACAAAACTTGCTATGGCTGAAGCTATTGAAAAGTTAGACCCTATGCCTGAACGTATATTAATTGATGCAGTAGAATTGCCAAAATTAACAATTTCAAGTGAAGCAATTACAAAAGGTGACGCCAAAAGCATCTCAATTGCAGCAGCTAGTGTACTGGCAAAAGTGACAAGGGATAATTATATGAAGGAATTACATCTTCAATTCCCTATGTATGAATTTGCTTTTAATAAGGGATATGGAACAGAGGAGCATGTGAAAAAAATACATCAATATGGTGTTTGTCCACAGCACCGCTGCTCATTTGCACCGGTTAAAAAAATGATCAATTAG
- the ylqF gene encoding ribosome biogenesis GTPase YlqF, translating into MTIQWFPGHMAKAKREVEEKLKLVDFVIELVDARAPLSSQNPMLQQVIQQKPKMVVMMKKDLADQQITEQWIKYFEHHQISAIAINVNERHDIQVVIRLAKEHAKIKMEKLRSKGIQPRAARAIIVGIPNVGKSTLINRLANKKIAKTGNKPGVTKQQQWIKVKSDFELLDTPGILWPKFEDQEVGLRLAAIGTIKDQLLSLQDIVAFVIQYMQQHYPENIKQRYNLDNTLEDMWDIFNYIGKQRGALESGGKVNFAKVSDIVIQDLRSGKLGKITLETPEI; encoded by the coding sequence ATGACAATACAATGGTTTCCTGGCCATATGGCCAAAGCAAAGCGTGAAGTAGAGGAAAAACTGAAGCTCGTCGATTTTGTTATCGAACTAGTAGATGCTAGAGCTCCTCTTTCTTCTCAGAACCCCATGTTGCAGCAAGTAATTCAGCAAAAGCCAAAAATGGTTGTAATGATGAAAAAAGACTTAGCTGATCAACAAATTACGGAACAATGGATAAAATACTTTGAACATCATCAGATCTCAGCCATTGCTATTAACGTAAATGAACGACATGATATACAAGTTGTCATACGGTTGGCAAAAGAACATGCTAAGATAAAAATGGAAAAACTACGTTCCAAAGGTATACAGCCTCGAGCTGCTCGTGCTATCATTGTTGGCATACCAAACGTTGGTAAATCGACTTTAATTAACCGGTTGGCAAATAAAAAAATAGCTAAAACGGGAAATAAGCCAGGGGTTACAAAACAGCAACAATGGATAAAAGTTAAATCTGATTTTGAACTTTTAGATACACCTGGGATATTATGGCCAAAGTTTGAAGATCAAGAAGTTGGACTTCGGTTAGCTGCAATTGGCACTATTAAAGATCAATTACTTTCATTGCAAGACATCGTTGCATTTGTTATTCAATATATGCAACAACATTACCCAGAAAACATAAAACAACGTTATAATTTGGATAATACGCTAGAAGATATGTGGGATATATTCAACTATATCGGTAAGCAGCGTGGAGCGCTTGAAAGCGGAGGGAAAGTTAATTTTGCAAAAGTGTCTGATATCGTAATACAAGATTTACGTTCAGGTAAACTTGGTAAAATAACTTTGGAGACACCTGAAATATAA
- the lepB gene encoding signal peptidase I, whose protein sequence is MTEKSNRKKYREEWLGWGKTILIALGLAFIIRTFLFAPIVVEGPSMLPTLHNGDQMMVNKIIYDLKDPKHFDIVVFHASSEKDFIKRVIGLPGDHVEVRNNILYINEKEIEQNFLKGQANKTQVKVYTNNFTLEDLPGSYRKIPEDYVLVLGDNRENSMDSRSLGLIPMDQIVGKTSLIYWPFERMQLIGK, encoded by the coding sequence TTGACTGAAAAATCAAATAGAAAAAAGTATCGCGAAGAGTGGTTAGGATGGGGAAAAACAATTTTAATTGCTCTTGGCTTGGCATTTATCATTCGTACATTTTTGTTTGCGCCTATTGTGGTGGAAGGTCCATCTATGCTCCCGACATTACATAATGGCGATCAAATGATGGTAAATAAAATCATTTATGACCTGAAAGACCCAAAACACTTTGATATTGTTGTATTTCATGCTTCTAGTGAAAAAGATTTTATTAAACGTGTTATCGGTTTACCTGGAGACCATGTTGAAGTTAGAAATAATATATTGTACATTAATGAAAAAGAAATAGAACAAAACTTTTTGAAGGGTCAAGCAAATAAGACTCAAGTAAAAGTATATACAAACAATTTTACCTTGGAAGATCTTCCGGGCAGTTATCGTAAAATACCTGAAGATTACGTCCTTGTCTTAGGAGATAATCGAGAGAATTCAATGGATAGCCGCTCACTAGGGCTTATACCAATGGATCAGATTGTTGGCAAGACAAGTTTAATTTATTGGCCGTTCGAACGTATGCAACTAATTGGAAAGTAG
- the rplS gene encoding 50S ribosomal protein L19, translating into MQKLIEDITKDQLRTDHPEFRAGDTVKVHVKVVEGSRERIQVFEGVVIKRQNGGISETFTVRKLSYGIGVERTFPLHSPRIDKIEVSRRGIVRRAKLYYLRNLRGKAARIKERR; encoded by the coding sequence ATGCAAAAATTAATTGAAGATATTACAAAAGATCAATTACGCACAGATCATCCTGAATTTCGCGCTGGGGATACTGTAAAAGTACACGTTAAAGTTGTCGAAGGTTCCCGAGAACGTATTCAGGTATTTGAAGGTGTTGTAATCAAACGTCAAAACGGCGGGATTAGTGAAACATTTACAGTAAGAAAATTATCTTACGGTATCGGTGTGGAACGTACATTCCCATTACATTCTCCACGGATTGATAAAATCGAAGTAAGTCGTCGTGGTATTGTTCGTCGTGCGAAACTTTACTATTTACGTAATTTACGTGGAAAAGCGGCTCGTATTAAAGAGCGTCGTTAA
- the trmD gene encoding tRNA (guanosine(37)-N1)-methyltransferase TrmD, whose protein sequence is MHIDILTLFPEMFTGVMESSILKKAQDKHKFTYQLVNFREYAQNKHQKVDDYPYGGGAGMVLTPQPIFDAVEAVKKERSSKPRVILMCPQGETFTQKKAEELVQEDHLIFICGHYEGFDERIRKHLVNDEISIGDYVLTGGELGAMVVMDSVIRLLPNVLGNEASAPQDSFSSGLLEHPHYTRPAEFRGMKVPEVLLSGDHGKIAAWRKEQSLKRTYERRKDLLNNSKLTIDEKSIVKD, encoded by the coding sequence ATGCATATAGATATATTGACACTCTTTCCGGAAATGTTTACAGGTGTGATGGAATCATCTATATTAAAAAAAGCGCAGGATAAGCATAAGTTTACGTATCAACTAGTTAATTTTCGTGAATATGCTCAAAATAAGCATCAGAAAGTCGATGATTATCCGTATGGTGGAGGAGCGGGAATGGTGTTAACTCCCCAGCCTATTTTTGATGCGGTAGAAGCAGTAAAAAAAGAACGTTCTTCTAAGCCGCGTGTTATTTTAATGTGCCCACAAGGCGAAACATTTACCCAAAAAAAAGCGGAAGAACTTGTACAAGAAGATCATCTTATTTTTATTTGTGGGCACTATGAAGGATTTGATGAACGTATACGTAAACATTTAGTAAATGATGAAATATCCATAGGGGATTACGTTTTAACAGGTGGAGAGTTAGGTGCTATGGTAGTAATGGATAGTGTTATTCGTCTACTCCCTAATGTACTTGGGAATGAAGCTTCAGCACCTCAGGATTCGTTTTCGTCGGGTTTGTTAGAACATCCTCATTATACGAGACCAGCAGAATTTCGTGGAATGAAAGTTCCAGAAGTTTTGTTGTCTGGTGATCACGGTAAAATTGCGGCATGGAGAAAAGAACAGTCGCTCAAGAGAACGTATGAACGGAGAAAAGATCTGTTAAATAATTCAAAGTTGACAATAGATGAAAAAAGCATTGTAAAAGACTAA
- the rimM gene encoding ribosome maturation factor RimM (Essential for efficient processing of 16S rRNA), whose protein sequence is MTEKMFTVGKIINTHGIKGELKVLRITDFDDRFEVGKRVYVVNDGQAPLQVTISSHRVHKGFDLLQFEGYENMNDIIHFKGSELKIPESDQTELNEHEYYYHEIIGCTVITETGEELGMIKEILSPGANDVWVTRRKSGKDILIPYIEDVVLEVDVKAKKVIISPMEGLLE, encoded by the coding sequence ATGACAGAGAAGATGTTCACAGTAGGAAAAATCATAAATACACATGGCATTAAAGGAGAGCTTAAAGTGTTACGTATAACCGACTTTGATGATCGATTTGAAGTTGGTAAGCGCGTTTACGTGGTAAATGATGGACAAGCCCCTTTACAAGTTACTATATCCAGTCATCGCGTACATAAGGGTTTTGATCTGTTGCAATTTGAAGGTTATGAAAACATGAATGATATCATTCACTTTAAAGGCAGTGAGCTAAAAATCCCTGAATCGGACCAGACGGAATTAAATGAGCATGAATACTATTATCATGAAATAATTGGTTGTACCGTTATAACAGAAACAGGAGAAGAATTAGGAATGATCAAGGAAATTTTATCACCTGGTGCGAATGACGTATGGGTCACTAGAAGAAAAAGCGGCAAAGATATACTCATCCCGTATATTGAAGATGTTGTTTTGGAAGTTGATGTCAAAGCAAAGAAAGTCATCATTTCTCCAATGGAAGGGTTGTTGGAATAA
- a CDS encoding YlqD family protein, producing the protein MQIIKKVQIKQVLTENSKQKMQTNFHDHKMRLEQECQQLLFEQRKLLNKSTYSKHELEQRFQQEINNRKEKIKLVEFKMEQLDMLEIGSEIVEKEVEALVEVTEGSHWHEIMKEQAIIIKDDVVIRIDE; encoded by the coding sequence ATGCAAATAATAAAAAAGGTGCAGATTAAACAAGTATTAACGGAAAATAGTAAACAGAAAATGCAGACGAATTTCCATGATCATAAAATGCGACTTGAGCAAGAGTGTCAACAGTTGTTGTTTGAACAGCGTAAACTACTAAATAAATCGACTTATTCCAAGCATGAACTCGAACAACGGTTTCAACAGGAAATTAATAATCGCAAAGAAAAAATAAAACTGGTTGAGTTTAAAATGGAACAACTGGATATGCTTGAAATAGGTAGTGAAATTGTTGAAAAAGAAGTTGAAGCTCTTGTTGAGGTTACAGAAGGATCCCATTGGCATGAAATAATGAAAGAACAAGCGATCATTATAAAAGATGACGTTGTGATACGGATAGATGAATAG
- a CDS encoding KH domain-containing protein, whose protein sequence is MKALIETIVTSLVDHPEDIVITETEEETKIVYHLSVHPEDVGKVIGKNGRIAKAIRTVVYAAKTNSNKRVYLDIM, encoded by the coding sequence ATGAAAGCTCTTATTGAAACGATTGTTACATCACTTGTAGATCATCCTGAAGATATCGTTATTACAGAGACAGAAGAAGAAACGAAGATTGTATATCATCTTTCTGTTCATCCTGAAGATGTTGGTAAGGTAATCGGAAAAAATGGTCGAATTGCAAAGGCCATTCGAACGGTTGTTTATGCAGCGAAGACAAATAGTAATAAACGTGTGTATTTAGATATTATGTAA
- the rpsP gene encoding 30S ribosomal protein S16 translates to MAVKIRLKRMGSKRNPFYRIVVADSRAPRDGRSIEQIGTYNPVVNPVEVKIDEDKALDWMSKGAKPSDTVRNLFSKEGIMKKFHEQKNQVAK, encoded by the coding sequence ATGGCAGTAAAGATTCGCTTGAAGCGTATGGGATCAAAAAGAAACCCATTCTACCGTATCGTTGTAGCTGATTCAAGAGCGCCACGCGATGGTCGTTCTATCGAGCAAATTGGAACGTATAACCCTGTAGTTAATCCAGTTGAAGTTAAAATAGATGAAGATAAGGCACTTGACTGGATGTCTAAAGGTGCAAAACCTAGTGATACAGTTCGCAATCTATTCTCTAAAGAAGGCATCATGAAGAAATTTCACGAGCAAAAAAATCAAGTTGCAAAGTAG